The following nucleotide sequence is from Deltaproteobacteria bacterium.
CGAGGCAGCGATCGCCGCGCGCAACGACGCGCGCCAACGCAAGGACTTCCGCGAGGCGGATGCGATCCGCGAGCGCCTGCGCGAGCAGGGCATCTTGCTCGAGGACACCCCGTCCGGCACGATGTGGAAGGCGGGCTAGCTCGCCCGCGTCCCAGACGTAGGACTGGAGGTGGGAGATGAGGGTGGTGGGATGGATGGCGCTCGGCCTCGTGCTGCTCGCGGGAAGCGCGTCGGCGGACGAGATCTACCGCTCGACCGACGCCGCAGGCCGGCCGGTCTTCTCGAACGGCCGCGGGGGGAGCGGCGACGCGCGGCAGGACGTCGCACCGGCGGCGGCTCCCGCGACCGAAGACGCGGAGAACTTCTCCACCGGCGCCTCGCTCCGCCGCCAGGCCCTCGAGCGCGACCTCCGCACGTCGGAGCGCCGTCTCCGTGATCTCGACGCACGGCTCGCCGCCCTCGCGCGCGCGCGCACGCGAAACGCCGGCGGCAGCGAGGCGACGGGCGGCGTGCGCGCCGTCGCCGCCGACGTCCGCTCCGAGGAGGAGCAACGCCTCGCCGCCGAGCGCGAGCAGGTGGCGCAGCACGTCGCGGACGCCCGCGCCGCCTACGCGAAGCTGCGCGAGGAGGTGGCGGCGCGGCTCGGCGGCACGCCGAGCTGGTGGATCGAGCTGCGGTAGCTCAGCGCAGCAGCGTCGCCATCAGCGCCAGCTCGTCGCCCAGCTGGCGGGTGATCAGGAAGTTCTGCCGGACGTGCTCGCGCCCGGCGGCACCGAGCCGCGTGCGGAGCTCGGGGTCGGCGAGCAGCTGGCGCGCCCGGAAGGCCGCCCCCTCGACCGAGTTCACGGTGAAGCCGGTGACGTCGTAGATCACCTGCGCGGCGATCCCGCCCGCGAAGCCGCCGATCACCGGCTTCGACTTCCACATCGCCTCGGCGACGCCCAGGCCGAAGCCCTCGCGCGTGGACTTCTGGAAGACGATGGTCGCGGCGTGCTGGAGCGCGTTCACCTCGCGGCGCGCCTGCGGCGGCAGCTCGAGCACGTGCAGGTCGGGATCGTGGCTGGCCGCCTCCCGGACGTCCGCCGAGAGCTCCACCCCCGCGGGGTCGTCGCTCTCGGCGCCACCCACGAGCACGAGCCGGCACTCGTGCTGCCGCTTGACCAGCCGGTAGGCGTCGATGACGCCGAGCGGGTCCTTGAACCGGTCGAAACGCGCCACCTGGAGCAGGATCGGCTTGTCGCGCGGCACGCCGAGACCCGACAGGATGGCGTCGATCTCGGCCGCAGGGAGCTCGCGGTTCTTGTCGCTCAGCGGGTCGATCGACGGATAGATCAGGAACTGCGGGATCGGCAGACGCTGCGCGAAGCTCGGCAAGGAGAACACGGCGGCGTCGAACTTCACGACGAACTGGCGGAGGAACGTCCAGGCGCGGCGCTGCGGCCGTGACACGTCGAGGTGGCACCGCCAGACCCAGGCACCCTCCGGAGGGCGGGCGTCGACCAGGCCGGCGGGCAGGACGTCGTGGGTCACGACGATGTCGGCCCCGAGCTCGAGCGCACTGGCGTGGCCGCGGGTGAAGGCGCGGAACTCGTCGAACGTCTCGGGCGGCAGCCGCTCCTCGTCGCCCTGGAGGGCCGCGTGGAGGCGCGCGCCGACCTGTGGCGCCTCCTCGCCGTCGAGGCTCTCCCAGGCGGCGTCGACTCCGGCTTCCTCGAGCAGCGGCACGAGGCGGCGAAGGATCTCGGCCACTCCGCCGACCTCCCGGCTCGTGCTGACGTGCAGCACCCGCCGCCCGCGCACGCGCTCCGAGAGGCGGCGGAGGAGCTCGACGGTCCCCGCGGGGGCGACGTGCCGGTAGTCCTCGAGGGTCGGCACGGCTTCGGTCATGCGCCGGCGAGGACCTCGTCGGCCAGCGCGACCAGCCGGTTGCGCAGCTCTTCGAGGCTCTGCTGGTACGGGTTCAGGCGGCCCATGCGCGCCGCCAGCTCGGGCAGCTTCAGCTGCTCGTCCACCCAGGCGGCGAAATCGCCGCGCCGCCGGCCCTTGCGGCCGCGCGCCTCGACGAGGTGCAGGTAGACGGCGCCCGTGTCGAGCGTCGCGAGGGCGTCGCGGAACTCCCGGAGCGTGCGCACCTTCACACCCGTCGGGATCTCGAGCACGCGCGACTGCATGAAGTAGAACGGCTCGCCGAAGCCGAACATGATGCGCGGCACGGAGCGCAGCTGCGCGAGGTGGTCGTCGATCAGGCTCACGACCTCGGCGCGCAGGCTTTCGAGGTCCGGGAAGTCCTGCGGGTCGATGATGCCGAGCTTCTCGCCGAGGACGCGGTCGCGCACCTGGATCGCGGCCCAGGTGGCGAAGTCGTTCGGGTACGCGCCGGGGAGGCCGCGTTGGCGGAGGCTGAAGCTGTGGGTGTGGAAATAGATGCTGTCCACCGGCACCTCCTCCAGGTGCTCGAGGAGCTCGCGCTCGTCGAAGGCGCGACGGCCGAGCATCTCGCGGAGCTCCCAGCAGCTGTGGAAGTGAAAGGGCGTCCGCGCCGTCCGCTCGTTCATCGCGCCGCCGCTCCGGGCGCCTCGGGGGCGATCCGCAGGCGCTCGCACAGGCGGGTCACGGGCAGCGCCGAGCGGACCGCCGGCGGCGCCTCCCGCCACCACGCGAGCGCCCGCACCTGGGCGCGGCCGAGATCGAGCACGACGGCGGCCGCCTCGGCCAGGTCGAGCAGGCCGAGCGCCTCCTGGGCTCCCTCGGGCAGCCCGACGATCCGCTCCTCGAGGGCCTGGGCGAGGCGTCGGGCCAGCCAGCGAGCCGGAAATACGACCCCGCGGGCCCGCAGGGACGCCGCCCGCGACTGCAGCGGCCCGAGTGCTGGCGGTGTCGCCGCGACCCCCGCCGCGATCTCCTCGGCGGCCTCGTACCCGAGCAGCATCGCGAGCTCCAGCGGCAATGGCGTGTCGGCGGCGAGCAGCGGCTCGAGGATGGTCCGCAGCCGGGCCAACGCGCCGTGGCGGCTGGCACGCGCGACGCTGGCGCCCTCCCGCGCCACCGCCTCGACGAGATGTTCGCGCTGCACGCCGAAGAGGCTCGCGAGCGTGAAGCGCGAGTCGCCCACCTGGCACGACGGCGTGCCATCCGCGGCGCGCACCGCCACCACGCGCAGCGCCGACAGGGCGCCCGTCGCGAGCTCGGCGACCCGCACCTCGGCCTCGAGCTCGCCGCCCGCGGGGGCGGCGGAAAAGCCGAGCTCGTAGCCCGGGACGCGCGGCGGCTGACCGAGGACGGCCAGCAACGCACCGCTCGCCGCCACGCGCGCGGGCGTCGCCGCCCGCCCACGCGCCGCGCGCCGGTAGAGGTCGGCGCCGCCCTCTCCATTCGCGTTGCTGCGCGCCGGGGCCAGCCGGTCGACGAACCCGTCCTCCAGCCGCCGGCCGAGGGCCTCGGCGAGCTCGATCGTCCGGGCCGCGTAGCGCATCACCTGCACCGGCTCCAAGCCCGCGAGGTCGTCGAAGAACCAGCCGCAGCTCGTCTGCATGAGGAGCGCATGGCGAGCGAGCTCGAGCGCGCGTCGCGTCAGCACGGTGGCCGCCGGGGAAAGCCGCCCGTTCGCCTCGTCGGCGAGGAAGCCCGCGGTGCGGCTGGGATCGAGCACGCACTCGACGTAGCGGTCGCGCGCGCCACACGGGTCGTGCAGGACCTCGCCGGCACGGGTCTCGTAGAGGATCGCCGTCTCGTTGCGCAGCCAGTCGATCGCCTGCCGGAGCGGCGCCCGCCAGGCCTGGCTCCCGCCGGCCGGGCCCGCGACCCGGCAGCCGCAGTCCGCTCGCCAGCGCTCCACCCCGTGCGGGCAGCTCCACGACGTCCCCTCGATGATCTCCACCTCGTGCGCCGGCGGATGCGCGTCGCGGAAGGCCGCCGGGCCGACCAGCTCGACCTCGCGATCTCTGCGCAGCACCCGCAGCGCGGCCGCGAGCGCCATCTCGCCGAAACGGTGATGATGGCCGTAGGTCTCGCCGTCGACCGCGATGGCGACGATGCTCCCATCATCGTCCAGCGCCGCACGCAGCCGCTTGGCGAGCTCGACGCCGTCGCCCAGGAGCGCACCGAATGCGACGCCGTGCGACAGCGCCGCGTGACGGAAGACCACGTCGACGAAGCCGCCGCCGGGCAGGAGGCAGCGGTAGAGGCGGCTGACGTCGAGCGACTCCGGCGTGACCGGCGTCCAGGCCGCGTCGTCCGCGCCCAGCGGCCGGATGCGACGGGCCTGGTGAGGCGCGAGCAAGGTGAGCGTGATGCCGGCCTCCGCCAGCGCCGCGAGGGCCGTGCGGTCGACCGCCATCTCGGGCAGCCACATCCCCTCCGGCGCGCGCCCGAAGCGGTGCTCGAAGTCTCGCCGCCCCCACCGGACCTGCGTGCGCACGTCGCGCGGCGTCGAGAGCGGCAGGATCGGGTGCCCGTAGGCCGACGCCCACGCATTGCCGTGACCGGTGCGCGCCTGGCTCGCCACGTCGGCCCGCCTGAGGGCGGCGAACACCTCGGGCGCATGCGGCTCGAGCCAGGAGAGCAGCGTCGGACCGAAGTCGAAGCTCGTCCACTCGTAGCAGTTGACGAGGTCACAGAGCCGCCCCGCGCCGTCGAGCACCCGCGCCTCGGCGTTCGGCGCGTAGCACTCGCGCGTGATGCGCGTGTTCCAGTCGCGGTCCGGCGCCGCCGACGCCTCGGGGCCGACCACGCCCAGCCACGGGTGCTCGCGGGGCGGCTGGTAGAAGTGACCGTGCAGGCAGAGTGCGCGCACGGGTGGGTATTTAGGCGGCATTCCGGCGGGATGGTCAAGCGTCGCACGAACCCGCCAGGCTCGAATGCGTGTTGAACGCTGGTAGACAAGCCGCTAAGAAGGGCCGCCGCACTGCGTGTGCGACGCGGGGAGAGGACATGCGACACACCGGCCGTCAGCTCTCGCTCGCCTTCGCCGTCCTGGCCCTCGGCCTCATGGGGATGGGCGGGCTCGGCGGCGGTCGCGAGACGGGATTGCCGCAGCGAGAGTTTCGCGCCACGTTCACCGACGTCGACGGTACGCGCGTCGAGGCGACGCGCGTGACCGCGGGCGGCGACACGAACCTGGAGGGCGAGATCGGCCGGGGGCGGCTGCGCGTCCCGTTCGACAACATCGGCCGCATCCGGCTCGAGCCGCCGGGCGAGGATCGCGACCGCATCAAGGCGGAGGTCGTCCTCCGGGAGGGCGAGCCGGTGACGCTGCTCGTGCGCAGCTCGACCACCTTCTATGGCCAGACGCCGAGCGGGGCGTACCAGATCCGGGCGCGCGACCTGAAGTCCATTGACTTCACCCGCTAGGAGCGCGACCCAAGACTTCTTGGGTCGCGGGCACGGACGCGAGCATGTGGCGCTCGCGGCACGTGCGACCGCCGTGCCGCGGCTGGCGAAGCCAGCACGGCAGAACGGACACGCGCCGTTCCAGAGGTCTCGCGGTGCTCATGCGTACCGGTTGGCGATTGGGCCGGTCTGCGGCGGCCGTGGAAACGCGCGTGTTCGTCTGCCGCGCTGGCTTCGCCAGCCGCGGCAGGACAGTCGGGCGTGATCCCGACGGAACACCCTCGCGTCCGGTTCGCGACCCAAGATGTCTTGGGTCGCGCTCCTAGACGCGCGGCCCTCCTCGTCGCGTGTCTCCTGACGCTCGCGCGTCCCGCGAGCGCCCTCGACGTGAAGCTCTGGCCGCTCTTTCGCTACGCGCACGACGAGGCAAACGACGTCGTCCGCTGGAGCGCGTTCGGCCCGATCCTGGAGTTCACCCGCACGCCCGAGGCGCGTGACCTCCGCATCCGCCCGCTGCTCTGGCTCCGCCAGCAGCGCGGCGGGGAGCGCGACGACCAGGCCGACATCCTCTTCCCGCTCATCTCGACCCGCTGGCAGAACGGCTACCAGACCTTCCGCTTCCTCCTCTTCACGTACAGCAACCGCCCGGCGCCCAAGCCGGAGACCCGCGCGCCCACGTGGGCGACCCGCTTCGAGCTCTTCCCCTTCGTCTTCTACCGCTCCAGCCCCGCGCTCGGGACCTACTTCGGCGTCCTGCCCTTCTACCTCGACATGCCCGACTTTTACGGCTTCGAGCGCGTCCGCGTGGTCCTGTTCCCCGCGTACCTCCGGCTCACCGAGCCGCGGCTCGAGCGCCGCTTCTTCCCTTTCCCGTTCGTCTCGACCGTCGGCGGACCTGCCGGGCGCGGCTTCCGGCTCTGGCCCGTTTACGGGCGCAAGGAGACGCTCGGCACCGAGCGGACGAGCTACATCCTGTGGCCGTTTCACATCCGGCGCGAGCGGCTCGTGCCGGGCTACGGCTGGGAGCGCACGCGTGTCGACTTCCCGTTCGTCGCCGCCATCGACGGCGCCGGCCGCCGGAGCCGCTTTTACGGCATCTTCCTCTACACGCACACCGTGGACGAGCGGCAGGCGTACGAGGGGATCGGCAGCCCGTTCCCGTTCGTCTATCGCGAGCGCGCCCTCGGCGAGACCGAATATCGCATCTGGCGCTTCGCCCCGTTCTATGGACGTGCCGACCGCCCGCCCGTCTCGTCGCGCTTCTACGCGTGGCCGGCCTACCGCGTCCGCCGCCAGGACGTGGAGGACTTCCACTACGAGCGCGACGACGCCATGCTGGTCCTGTGGCGGCGGCAGCGGCAGTCGAACGAGACCTCCGGGCACCGCGAGCGCCTCTCGACGCTCTTCCCCGTGCGCCGGAGCGTCGAGGTTGACGGGCGGCGGTCCGGACAGATGCCGGCGCTCTTCGACAGCGTGTTGCCGAAGAACCGCGGGGTGCTCGCCCTGTGGGCGCCGCTCTACGGACTCTACCGCTGGGACACCGAGCCGGATGGCGCCCGCGCATGGAACGTGGCCTGGGGGCTCGTCGCGCGCGAGCGGGACCGGCTGGTCGGCCCCTGGCATCTCGAATGGAGCCACGACCATGGCGGTTGAAGCCGTCGGCCGCGTCCCCCGACGCCCCGGTCCGGTCGGGCGCCTGGGCGCGGGCATCCTCGACCTCCTCCAGGTGCTGGGCGAGGCGGCCTCGCTCTTCGCGGCGGCCGTGCGCGCCTCGGCCTTCGCGCCGATCGACCGGCAGCGGGTGGTCGTGCAGATGGTCCGCGTCGGGACGGACACCCTGTCGATCGGCGCCCTCCTCTCGATCTTCGTCGGCATGGTGCTGGTCGTGCAGGCCGCCGATCAGCTGCGCGACGTCAACGAGAGCGTGCTCGGGCCGATCGTCGGCCTGGCGATGACCAAGGAGCTCGGCCCCGTGATGATGGCCTTCCTGCTCGCCGGGCGCGCCGGCTCGGCGATGGCGGCGGAGCTCGGCTCGATGACCGTGTACGACGAGATCAACGCGCTGCGCACCATGGACATCGACCCGGTTCGCTTCCTGGTCATGCCGCGCTTCGTCGCCGCCACGCTCGCCCTTCCCCTCCTGATCCTCTACTCGGATTTCATCGGGGTGTGGGGCGGTGCGGTGGTGGTCGCCATCGACCCGGCGATCAAGCTCACGGTGAACGAGTACTTCGCGCGCATGCTCGAGTGGGTGCACCTGAGCGACATCCTGATCGGGCTCGTGAAGGGCCTGATCTTCGGCATGATCGCCTCGATCCTGCCCTGCACCTTCGGCCTCCGGACACGCGGCGGCACCGAGGGGATCGCCACCGCCACCACGGCGGCCGTGGTGTGGAGCTTCATCCTGATCCTCGTCTTCGACTTCCTGATCGTGCGCGGGAGCTTCGCCGCCGGCTGATGGGCGCGGGGGCGCGAGAGACGCCGCAGCGGGGCGTCGCCGTGGAGCTCCAGGGCCTGCGCCGGTCGTACGACGGCTTCGACGTCCTGCGCGGCGTCGATCTCTCCGTGCGGGCCGGCGAGCTGCTCGCCATCGTCGGCCAGAGCGGCACGGGGAAATCCGTGCTGCTCCGCCAGATCATCGGGCTCGAACGTCCCGACGCGGGCCGCATCGTTATCGGCGGTCTCGAGCTCCCGCGCTACCTCGCGATCGCGCCCGAGGAGAAGCCCTTCCGCATCGCCATGGTCTTCCAGAGCGCGGCGCTGCTCGCCTCCCTCACCGTGGCCGAGAACGTGGGCCTCAGGCTGCGCGAGCGCCGGCGCCACTCCGCGGCGGAGATCGAGGCGATCACGCGCCGAGTCCTCGCCGACGTGGAGCTCGAGGGCACCGAGGACAAGCTGCCGAGCGAGCTCTCGGGCGGGATGCGCAAGCGCGTCGCGATCGCGCGCGCGCTGGCGATCGACCCCGAGCTGATCCTCTACGACGAGCCGACCGCCGACCTCGACCCGATCCTGACCCAGCAGATCGGCGAGCTCATCCGCCGCATCCGGACCACCCGCGGCTCGACGCAGATCATCGTCACGCACAACCTGCCCCTGGCGCGCGCGATCGCGGACCGCATCGCCGTCCTCGACCGGGGGCGCATCGTCGAGTGCAGCACGCCAGCCGAGCTCGCCGAGAGCCGCCAGCCGCTCACGCGCGAGTTCCTGCGGGCCGCCGCGCTCGGCCTCTAGGAGATCGCCATGCTCACGAGAGAACAGCGGATCGGGGCCTTCTTCGTGGTCGGCATCGTCCTGCTCTTCGTCGCCATCGAGCTGACGCTCGGGCTCGGGCTCCTCCGGCGGCGCTACCCCCTCTATGCCACTTTCCGCGACGTGCAGGGGCTCGACAGCGGCGCCGACGTCCGCCTGGCCGGCATCAAGGCGGGCCGGGTGGACGGGATGCAGATCGAGCAGGGCCACGTCCGCGTCACGCTGCTGATCAACGGCGGCCTCGTCGTGAAGAAGGATTCGCTGGCGCGTCTAGACTTCCGGGCCCTCAGTGGCGAGCGCTTCGTCTCCCTCACGCTCGGCACGCCGACCGCCAAGCCCGCCGAGCCGGGCGACACCCTCGAGGGCGAGACGCCGGCGAGCTTCTCCGACGTCGTCGACCAGCTCTCGGGCGTCGCCCAGAACGTGAACGAGCTGGTCACGAGCCTCAACGCCAACTCGCAGCGGCTCCTCACCAACCTCGCCGACCTGATCGAGCAGAACCGGAGCGAGCTCGACCAGATCGCCGAGAACGTCGCCTCGATCACCGGCAAGCTCGACCGCGGCACCGGGACGCTCGGGCTCCTGCTGAACGACTCGAGCCTCTACGACCGCGCCAGCGCGGCGCTCGGCGACGTGCGTCAGGCGGTGCAGGACATCGGCCAGGTGACGCACGACCTGTCCGAGGGCCGCGGCACGCTCGGCAAGCTCATCCGCGAGGACGGGGGCCTCTACGCGCAGGTGCGCGAGACGGTCGACCACCTGAACGAGTCGGCGCGAAACGCCGAGGAGATCACCGCGAGCCTGCGCGATGGCCAGGGCACGATCGGCAAGGCGCTGACCGACGACACGCTCTACTCGACGGGCGTCGACGCGCTGCGCAGCATGAACCGGGCGACGCAGTCGGTGGAGGACCAGGCGGCGATCTCGGTGCTCGGAACCATCGTGACGAGTCTCTTCTAGGGGAGACGGTTTGTGCAACAAAGTGCTTGCCAGCTAGCAGGCGACGGGGGTATAGCCGGGCCACGAGCTTTCGATGCGGTCTCCGACCCGGCTGCTCGCCATCTCGCTCCTCCTCGGGCTCGCCCGGCTTGCCGCCGCCGCATGCGGTGATCACCCGCTCGACGCGGCGGAGATGACGGCGGCCCGTGCGGCGGGCGACCTGGCCTGCCCCTGCGTCGAGTACGCGGACCATGCCGCCTACGTGGGCTGTGTCGCCACCGAGGCCGCGCAGCGCACCGCAGCCCACGTGCTTCATCCGCAGTGCAAGCGGGCGCTCGTCAAGTGCGCCGCCCGGTCCACCTGCGGCAAGTTCGGCCTCGTGACCTGCTGCCGCACGACGGCCGCGGGCGTGACGAAGTGTCGGGTGACGCGGGACGCCGCCCACTGCACGCGGCCACGACACGGTTCCGCCTGCGTCGGCCGGACGGCGAGCTGCTGCGACGCGTGCGGTGCGGGCGGCTGCAGCAGCCACACGACGACCACCACAACGACCCTGCCGGTGAGCTGCGCGAGCGCGGCCGAGGACACCTTCGATACGATCCAGCAGCGCATCTTCGGCTACCATGGCTGCGCCGTGAGCTCGTGCCATGGGCCGCTCGCTCAGGGCAACCTGGATCTGCGCGACGGCGCCGCCTACGGGAGT
It contains:
- a CDS encoding ATP-binding cassette domain-containing protein encodes the protein MGAGARETPQRGVAVELQGLRRSYDGFDVLRGVDLSVRAGELLAIVGQSGTGKSVLLRQIIGLERPDAGRIVIGGLELPRYLAIAPEEKPFRIAMVFQSAALLASLTVAENVGLRLRERRRHSAAEIEAITRRVLADVELEGTEDKLPSELSGGMRKRVAIARALAIDPELILYDEPTADLDPILTQQIGELIRRIRTTRGSTQIIVTHNLPLARAIADRIAVLDRGRIVECSTPAELAESRQPLTREFLRAAALGL
- a CDS encoding glycosyltransferase; amino-acid sequence: MTEAVPTLEDYRHVAPAGTVELLRRLSERVRGRRVLHVSTSREVGGVAEILRRLVPLLEEAGVDAAWESLDGEEAPQVGARLHAALQGDEERLPPETFDEFRAFTRGHASALELGADIVVTHDVLPAGLVDARPPEGAWVWRCHLDVSRPQRRAWTFLRQFVVKFDAAVFSLPSFAQRLPIPQFLIYPSIDPLSDKNRELPAAEIDAILSGLGVPRDKPILLQVARFDRFKDPLGVIDAYRLVKRQHECRLVLVGGAESDDPAGVELSADVREAASHDPDLHVLELPPQARREVNALQHAATIVFQKSTREGFGLGVAEAMWKSKPVIGGFAGGIAAQVIYDVTGFTVNSVEGAAFRARQLLADPELRTRLGAAGREHVRQNFLITRQLGDELALMATLLR
- a CDS encoding DUF4124 domain-containing protein produces the protein MRVVGWMALGLVLLAGSASADEIYRSTDAAGRPVFSNGRGGSGDARQDVAPAAAPATEDAENFSTGASLRRQALERDLRTSERRLRDLDARLAALARARTRNAGGSEATGGVRAVAADVRSEEEQRLAAEREQVAQHVADARAAYAKLREEVAARLGGTPSWWIELR
- a CDS encoding ABC transporter permease; amino-acid sequence: MAVEAVGRVPRRPGPVGRLGAGILDLLQVLGEAASLFAAAVRASAFAPIDRQRVVVQMVRVGTDTLSIGALLSIFVGMVLVVQAADQLRDVNESVLGPIVGLAMTKELGPVMMAFLLAGRAGSAMAAELGSMTVYDEINALRTMDIDPVRFLVMPRFVAATLALPLLILYSDFIGVWGGAVVVAIDPAIKLTVNEYFARMLEWVHLSDILIGLVKGLIFGMIASILPCTFGLRTRGGTEGIATATTAAVVWSFILILVFDFLIVRGSFAAG
- a CDS encoding DUF3536 domain-containing protein, whose translation is MPPKYPPVRALCLHGHFYQPPREHPWLGVVGPEASAAPDRDWNTRITRECYAPNAEARVLDGAGRLCDLVNCYEWTSFDFGPTLLSWLEPHAPEVFAALRRADVASQARTGHGNAWASAYGHPILPLSTPRDVRTQVRWGRRDFEHRFGRAPEGMWLPEMAVDRTALAALAEAGITLTLLAPHQARRIRPLGADDAAWTPVTPESLDVSRLYRCLLPGGGFVDVVFRHAALSHGVAFGALLGDGVELAKRLRAALDDDGSIVAIAVDGETYGHHHRFGEMALAAALRVLRRDREVELVGPAAFRDAHPPAHEVEIIEGTSWSCPHGVERWRADCGCRVAGPAGGSQAWRAPLRQAIDWLRNETAILYETRAGEVLHDPCGARDRYVECVLDPSRTAGFLADEANGRLSPAATVLTRRALELARHALLMQTSCGWFFDDLAGLEPVQVMRYAARTIELAEALGRRLEDGFVDRLAPARSNANGEGGADLYRRAARGRAATPARVAASGALLAVLGQPPRVPGYELGFSAAPAGGELEAEVRVAELATGALSALRVVAVRAADGTPSCQVGDSRFTLASLFGVQREHLVEAVAREGASVARASRHGALARLRTILEPLLAADTPLPLELAMLLGYEAAEEIAAGVAATPPALGPLQSRAASLRARGVVFPARWLARRLAQALEERIVGLPEGAQEALGLLDLAEAAAVVLDLGRAQVRALAWWREAPPAVRSALPVTRLCERLRIAPEAPGAAAR
- a CDS encoding MCE family protein, translating into MLTREQRIGAFFVVGIVLLFVAIELTLGLGLLRRRYPLYATFRDVQGLDSGADVRLAGIKAGRVDGMQIEQGHVRVTLLINGGLVVKKDSLARLDFRALSGERFVSLTLGTPTAKPAEPGDTLEGETPASFSDVVDQLSGVAQNVNELVTSLNANSQRLLTNLADLIEQNRSELDQIAENVASITGKLDRGTGTLGLLLNDSSLYDRASAALGDVRQAVQDIGQVTHDLSEGRGTLGKLIREDGGLYAQVRETVDHLNESARNAEEITASLRDGQGTIGKALTDDTLYSTGVDALRSMNRATQSVEDQAAISVLGTIVTSLF